A genomic region of Alicyclobacillus sp. SO9 contains the following coding sequences:
- a CDS encoding alpha/beta fold hydrolase yields the protein MEWKPVLITTERGTFECFVAGKGKPICVAHLYQQFSDKGNPFIDVLSDYYKVIAVNLKGTGKSSKPRRKSDLSMDETVNDLESIRTSMNYSQWSYAGHSTGGFLGLKYATVAGSHLEALILSGTAASRDFQYSEKCLYNFKTGQYRKEMGKLWFFMMMPFNAQKVKARRRLLELSLFHPEKYNDYFIDEIGSEVVGKRMRAYIQDLKTFDVREQLKTIHLPTLVLCGRHDVQCPVETSIEINSLIPNSDLVIFEQSNHFPFIEEAVEFRKAIEGFA from the coding sequence TTGGAGTGGAAGCCTGTCCTTATCACGACTGAGCGCGGCACGTTTGAGTGCTTTGTAGCAGGAAAAGGAAAACCGATATGTGTGGCACACCTCTATCAGCAGTTTTCTGATAAGGGTAACCCATTTATTGATGTTCTCTCGGATTATTACAAAGTCATTGCTGTAAATCTCAAAGGTACTGGAAAGTCTTCTAAACCGCGCAGAAAGTCAGATCTTTCAATGGATGAAACCGTAAACGATCTTGAGAGTATAAGAACGAGTATGAATTACAGTCAATGGTCTTATGCCGGCCATTCAACGGGCGGCTTTCTCGGATTAAAATACGCAACAGTCGCTGGTTCTCACTTAGAGGCACTCATCTTGTCAGGAACCGCAGCTTCCCGTGACTTTCAATACTCAGAAAAATGTCTCTATAATTTCAAAACGGGTCAATACCGTAAGGAAATGGGTAAATTGTGGTTTTTCATGATGATGCCGTTCAACGCCCAGAAGGTAAAGGCTCGTCGCAGGCTTTTAGAATTATCCTTGTTTCATCCAGAAAAGTACAACGACTATTTTATCGATGAAATTGGGAGTGAAGTCGTAGGAAAACGCATGCGAGCCTATATTCAGGATTTGAAAACCTTTGATGTTAGAGAACAGTTGAAAACAATTCACCTTCCTACTTTGGTATTATGCGGAAGACACGACGTTCAGTGTCCGGTTGAAACTTCCATTGAAATCAACAGTCTGATACCAAATTCTGATTTGGTGATTTTTGAACAGAGCAACCACTTCCCGTTCATAGAAGAAGCCGTAGAGTTTAGAAAAGCTATCGAGGGTTTTGCCTAG
- a CDS encoding NADPH-dependent FMN reductase, whose amino-acid sequence MKKLLALSGSTRRNSSNLKLIMNLVDMTAGKYEVTILPDLSILPYFNIDLDNEKPPKSVTDFRKQISEADGVIICTPEYIFSLPGSLKNAFEWCVSTMVFSQKPVGLITASTSGERAHEELKLIMSTLEAKFEEESTLLIKGIKGKFDENGNIKDKVTLERMEQFLQSFDALLDK is encoded by the coding sequence ATGAAAAAGTTACTGGCTCTGTCCGGAAGTACCAGACGCAATTCTTCTAATTTGAAATTGATTATGAATCTTGTGGATATGACGGCCGGAAAGTATGAAGTCACCATACTACCTGACCTTAGCATCTTGCCTTATTTTAACATTGATCTCGATAACGAAAAACCTCCGAAATCAGTTACAGACTTCCGTAAACAGATTTCAGAGGCAGATGGGGTAATAATCTGTACACCTGAATATATTTTCAGCTTGCCTGGAAGCTTGAAGAATGCTTTCGAATGGTGCGTTTCAACGATGGTATTTTCCCAAAAACCAGTTGGGTTAATTACGGCTTCAACTTCAGGTGAAAGAGCCCATGAAGAATTGAAGTTAATCATGAGCACTTTGGAAGCGAAGTTTGAAGAAGAAAGTACTCTTTTGATAAAAGGAATTAAAGGGAAATTTGATGAAAACGGAAATATAAAAGATAAAGTAACACTGGAAAGGATGGAACAGTTTCTGCAGTCGTTTGACGCTTTACTTGATAAATAA
- a CDS encoding MFS transporter: protein MSNVSNTSVQRTALVIAFLGTVSVLVVGQMYVVIPLFKPMGMAFHHRASDMVITSSTFGIPYAFAGLVAGPLADAWGARKIIILSLITTGVSTLTVAFAPSFTGLATLRGIQGITAGLLSAPVFSYIAHELHKDTRIFATTVVMAAAMSSAVLMQLFGQVINGLLGWRSVFFITAPLIFLLVFVADRLLVRTSDASHQPVAAAFTSLPGLLIQWRRLALYIAALTLLSGFVAVLSGIALYGPVQLRSDPLRLFILRASALPVMGAVPFLGLRLGKLSLPIRIASGLALAASALSVMSLAAQHIWVVTIGLSVCVAGVLIAAPAIVQSIVRSAANKSGAAVSIYTFSIFLGASAGPQIAVFVASAGFSGLLVSVALLFLGGAILGSIGAIELQSSRSRRRNGA, encoded by the coding sequence GTGTCGAATGTGTCGAATACGTCCGTTCAGCGGACTGCTTTGGTAATCGCATTTCTGGGAACGGTCTCCGTTCTCGTCGTTGGCCAGATGTATGTGGTCATTCCCCTGTTTAAACCTATGGGCATGGCATTTCATCATCGCGCCAGCGATATGGTCATTACATCCAGTACTTTCGGCATTCCCTATGCCTTTGCAGGACTTGTGGCTGGTCCGCTCGCCGACGCTTGGGGCGCAAGAAAAATCATCATCCTATCCCTAATAACGACGGGGGTCTCAACGCTGACGGTGGCTTTTGCTCCTAGTTTCACAGGGCTAGCCACTCTGCGCGGAATTCAAGGAATAACCGCCGGACTGCTCTCCGCACCGGTTTTTTCCTACATCGCGCACGAACTCCACAAAGACACCCGTATCTTTGCCACCACAGTTGTCATGGCCGCAGCAATGTCATCAGCCGTCTTGATGCAACTGTTTGGGCAGGTTATCAATGGACTCTTAGGGTGGCGCTCCGTCTTTTTTATAACTGCACCTTTGATTTTCCTATTAGTGTTCGTTGCGGACAGGCTGCTGGTTCGAACTTCGGACGCATCTCATCAACCTGTTGCAGCAGCGTTTACCTCTCTGCCAGGACTTTTGATCCAATGGCGCAGACTAGCCCTCTATATCGCTGCATTGACGCTGCTTAGTGGCTTTGTTGCCGTCTTATCAGGTATTGCTCTCTATGGCCCAGTACAGTTACGGTCAGACCCACTTCGCTTATTTATTCTGAGAGCCTCAGCCCTCCCGGTTATGGGAGCCGTCCCCTTCCTTGGGCTTCGGCTAGGCAAGCTTTCACTCCCCATTCGTATCGCCTCGGGTCTTGCCTTGGCGGCCTCAGCACTTAGCGTAATGTCACTTGCCGCACAGCATATTTGGGTCGTAACAATAGGGCTTTCCGTCTGTGTGGCTGGCGTCCTCATCGCAGCACCCGCTATTGTCCAGAGCATCGTGCGAAGCGCCGCCAATAAAAGCGGTGCAGCCGTTTCTATCTACACCTTCTCAATTTTCTTAGGGGCAAGCGCCGGTCCACAAATTGCCGTTTTCGTTGCATCAGCCGGATTTAGCGGTCTGCTTGTCTCGGTGGCCCTACTCTTCCTAGGAGGAGCAATTCTTGGGTCCATTGGCGCCATAGAGCTACAATCAAGTAGGAGTCGTAGAAGGAACGGGGCGTGA
- a CDS encoding helix-turn-helix domain-containing protein, with amino-acid sequence MAESYTPTCPVEITLKIIGGRWKILIIRELFLKEVSRFNELQHSLPGITHKVLTHQLRVMEADGLIQRTVYAQVPPKVEYTLTSYGRSLKPILDSMHEWGENRAEPILDPIND; translated from the coding sequence GTGGCGGAAAGTTACACACCGACTTGTCCGGTAGAAATTACTCTTAAGATTATTGGCGGGCGCTGGAAAATTCTCATAATAAGAGAATTGTTTCTAAAAGAGGTCAGCCGTTTCAATGAACTGCAACATTCCCTCCCAGGTATTACTCATAAAGTACTCACACATCAACTCCGAGTTATGGAGGCTGATGGCCTTATTCAGAGAACAGTTTACGCTCAGGTTCCTCCAAAGGTAGAATATACTCTTACTTCTTATGGGAGGAGCCTAAAGCCGATTCTTGACTCAATGCATGAATGGGGAGAAAACCGCGCAGAACCGATTCTAGACCCTATCAACGATTGA
- a CDS encoding DinB family protein, with the protein MSQFKSQYEWVRRTREALFAYCEEFSAADYAKQVDNNTGTSIRNLHLHVADCYETWLGRRALKKQIREVHPSEITSVQEMRGVFQDVNQLVDEFIDRFEHDWETPIELQRNNQILKPAPLWLFTHTITHEFHHKGQIVRIGRQLGYIPPDTDLVFP; encoded by the coding sequence TTGAGTCAATTCAAAAGCCAATATGAGTGGGTGCGCCGGACGAGAGAAGCCTTGTTTGCATATTGCGAAGAGTTTTCTGCTGCAGACTACGCCAAACAAGTTGACAACAATACAGGAACATCCATTCGGAACTTGCATTTGCATGTTGCTGACTGTTATGAGACTTGGCTGGGCAGGCGGGCACTCAAGAAACAGATTCGCGAAGTACATCCAAGCGAAATTACCAGTGTGCAAGAAATGCGAGGTGTTTTCCAGGATGTGAACCAATTGGTAGATGAGTTTATTGATAGGTTTGAACATGATTGGGAGACGCCGATAGAGCTGCAGCGGAACAATCAGATTCTCAAACCAGCCCCCTTATGGCTTTTTACGCACACAATCACCCATGAATTTCATCACAAAGGGCAAATCGTACGAATCGGTCGTCAATTGGGTTACATTCCTCCAGACACCGATCTCGTTTTTCCGTAG
- a CDS encoding MerR family transcriptional regulator yields the protein MDTTFTIQQVAKITGLSVHTLRYYERIGLLAPVDRLDSGYRCYSNKDIEWIEFLNRLRFTGMSIRKMQQFAALLRQGNETIHERRGMIEQHEQDLRAHMAQLEENLKYIEYKIRLYKKMETNES from the coding sequence ATGGATACAACATTCACCATTCAACAAGTTGCAAAAATCACTGGTCTTAGTGTGCATACTTTGCGTTATTATGAACGGATCGGACTTCTTGCCCCTGTTGACCGTTTGGACAGCGGCTATCGCTGCTACTCCAACAAGGATATAGAGTGGATTGAATTTCTGAATCGACTCCGCTTTACAGGTATGTCTATTAGAAAGATGCAGCAGTTTGCCGCATTGTTGCGACAGGGAAATGAGACAATCCACGAACGTCGAGGAATGATTGAACAACACGAACAAGACCTTCGCGCGCACATGGCACAGCTTGAGGAGAACTTGAAGTACATCGAATACAAGATTCGTCTTTATAAAAAGATGGAGACCAATGAGAGTTAA
- a CDS encoding cadherin-like beta sandwich domain-containing protein: MNKDTQQSARIYHKLYISLTAMVLAFSMVLQFPVAKAATTATPTWTKDSSGTTNGLNDITYGNGKWAAVGSGKTILTSSDGIHWNTIQNPKGNGITNNTLRQIAYDGTTWWITDGYQDAFHASSLTPSKWSDTSNIRTTSTPTGLAVSASSAAKAVVVDGTGLYEYNGSSGTWSSVISSGPYAVIYADGKYVVGGSGQIQYSADGGIKWSNIPTVFNHTGDIIYAITYSQGQFVAVGSDQHVTTGVVYTSPDGITWTRQSVSLPVLNSVAGSANGYIAVGDSGLVYSSRHGLAWTKQNSGVTQNLNSVHYANGRYVAVGDNGTIITLSNNANLASLSLSKGALSPSFSAGTTNYTASTADSSVSVTASGYDNASLVVNGSVVTSGSPSSPIALTEGKNTIPIVVTAQDGMAQKTYTLTVNRDSIPPTVNFGTNGDGTYAKSDSTTVTVIDKGVGVAASTLQYAWTESPSTPGSGTTWTSFTNGETLTKSGVSGDWYLHIQARDKLGNTANVATNRFRLDNSAPTVSVQFKKQDNSSYTSGDWTKQNITAVVNASDGLSGVSTIQYKKDGASWQTYTSPLTFFTAGFHTLEVKATDKLGNSVTSKPYSINISVTGLQHSGLTSTGWHESWNGAKGTGAVKYAVYLNGSLVGTTTSPSYDFSNEQPDTMYSVTVEILNGSAKASAQSAADTVHTLTSLSAPANVPRLNVLERTPYQQSIEATGGLAPYTFTIVNGSLPKGVTLKSYGTLSGTPQQSGTYGFTVQIEDGTGATVTKNMSLYVIPTAPTGYFRTVTTSQVVGNGGGTLASTSNDTQATLVIVSGAFAKQLQMNLTTGTVGPSFVPSGWQVVAAYGVNFNSQYTPSKPLSFTLLNQGITPQSKVYKIVNGKFVPVTATVTKGKAAISFTTDPDFVVLKPKPTPQAPKTVPQATKPVTGFPAFPWVTGGLLSILTGGLALWWQNRKKPLR, encoded by the coding sequence ATGAACAAAGATACACAACAGTCTGCACGGATTTATCATAAGCTCTATATCAGTTTGACTGCGATGGTGCTGGCGTTCAGTATGGTGTTGCAGTTTCCGGTGGCAAAAGCGGCAACAACAGCAACACCGACATGGACAAAGGATTCATCCGGAACCACTAATGGCTTGAATGATATCACCTATGGCAACGGGAAATGGGCAGCGGTAGGCAGCGGCAAAACCATTTTGACTTCGTCTGACGGCATCCATTGGAATACGATACAGAATCCTAAGGGTAATGGTATAACAAACAATACACTTCGACAAATCGCTTATGACGGGACAACGTGGTGGATCACTGATGGTTACCAAGATGCCTTTCACGCGTCCTCTTTGACCCCTTCAAAATGGAGTGACACATCCAACATTAGGACCACTAGTACTCCGACTGGTCTCGCTGTTTCTGCGTCTTCTGCAGCAAAGGCTGTAGTTGTGGATGGTACCGGTTTGTATGAGTATAACGGTTCTTCCGGGACATGGTCGTCTGTTATTTCGTCGGGACCTTATGCCGTTATCTATGCTGACGGGAAATATGTAGTGGGCGGATCAGGTCAAATTCAGTATTCAGCCGATGGAGGGATAAAATGGTCGAATATTCCGACTGTATTTAACCACACTGGGGATATTATTTATGCCATTACTTACAGCCAAGGTCAGTTTGTCGCTGTGGGGAGTGATCAGCACGTGACGACCGGTGTGGTATATACCTCTCCAGACGGTATAACCTGGACACGACAAAGCGTCTCTTTACCGGTTTTAAATAGTGTTGCAGGTTCCGCAAACGGGTATATCGCGGTCGGGGATAGTGGACTAGTTTACAGTTCTCGACACGGCCTTGCGTGGACCAAACAGAATTCTGGAGTTACTCAAAATTTGAATTCCGTGCATTATGCGAATGGCCGGTATGTAGCCGTAGGTGACAATGGGACGATTATTACGCTTTCAAACAACGCTAATCTCGCAAGTCTGAGCTTAAGTAAAGGAGCGTTGTCACCTTCGTTTTCGGCCGGTACCACGAATTACACGGCCAGTACAGCGGATTCCTCCGTCTCAGTGACTGCCTCGGGTTATGACAATGCTTCCTTAGTAGTAAACGGATCAGTTGTGACGAGCGGCAGTCCGTCAAGTCCCATAGCGCTCACGGAAGGAAAAAACACCATTCCGATTGTGGTTACGGCACAGGACGGCATGGCACAGAAGACCTATACGTTGACGGTCAACAGAGATTCGATTCCGCCGACAGTCAACTTTGGTACGAATGGCGACGGAACGTATGCGAAATCCGATTCCACTACCGTAACAGTGATTGACAAAGGTGTTGGCGTTGCTGCGAGTACGCTTCAGTATGCGTGGACAGAGAGTCCCAGTACGCCTGGAAGCGGCACGACGTGGACAAGCTTTACAAACGGGGAAACCCTAACGAAAAGCGGCGTCAGCGGAGACTGGTATCTACACATTCAAGCAAGAGACAAGCTAGGCAATACAGCGAATGTGGCAACAAACCGATTTCGATTGGATAACAGCGCTCCGACAGTTAGCGTACAATTTAAGAAGCAGGACAATTCTTCTTATACCAGCGGAGATTGGACGAAGCAGAATATCACGGCCGTCGTGAATGCTAGTGACGGGTTGAGCGGTGTCAGCACGATTCAGTACAAGAAAGACGGAGCATCGTGGCAAACGTATACCAGCCCGCTGACATTCTTCACGGCAGGTTTCCATACGCTGGAGGTAAAGGCGACTGACAAGCTTGGGAACAGCGTGACTTCGAAGCCTTATTCTATCAACATCAGCGTCACAGGGCTGCAGCACAGCGGTCTAACGTCCACAGGATGGCATGAGAGCTGGAATGGTGCAAAGGGTACGGGTGCAGTCAAATACGCCGTGTATCTGAATGGGAGTCTAGTGGGAACAACCACTTCACCATCATATGATTTCTCCAATGAGCAGCCTGATACGATGTACAGTGTCACGGTTGAGATTCTAAATGGGTCCGCGAAGGCGAGTGCGCAGTCTGCGGCAGATACGGTTCATACCTTAACCTCACTTTCAGCACCCGCAAACGTGCCACGGCTCAATGTCTTGGAGAGGACACCATACCAGCAATCTATAGAAGCAACGGGTGGGTTGGCGCCTTATACGTTTACTATCGTTAACGGATCGTTACCCAAAGGAGTAACGCTCAAATCCTACGGAACATTAAGCGGGACACCACAACAGAGCGGGACATACGGTTTTACAGTGCAAATCGAAGACGGGACTGGGGCAACTGTCACGAAGAACATGAGTCTGTACGTGATTCCGACAGCCCCCACAGGCTACTTCCGGACGGTCACCACTTCGCAGGTGGTCGGCAATGGCGGGGGAACACTGGCCTCAACAAGCAACGACACGCAAGCGACGCTGGTTATAGTATCGGGTGCATTTGCTAAGCAGCTTCAGATGAATCTTACGACTGGAACGGTTGGTCCTAGTTTTGTACCATCAGGATGGCAAGTCGTGGCTGCGTACGGCGTGAACTTTAATTCACAGTATACCCCGTCCAAACCCTTGTCCTTTACGTTATTGAATCAGGGCATCACGCCTCAATCCAAAGTCTACAAGATTGTGAACGGGAAGTTCGTTCCGGTGACGGCTACAGTCACAAAGGGGAAAGCCGCTATTAGCTTTACAACAGACCCGGACTTCGTTGTCTTAAAGCCCAAACCGACGCCTCAAGCTCCAAAAACGGTACCACAAGCCACAAAGCCCGTGACAGGGTTTCCTGCATTCCCATGGGTTACAGGGGGACTGCTCAGTATCCTGACAGGCGGACTTGCACTATGGTGGCAAAATCGTAAAAAGCCACTCAGGTAG
- a CDS encoding MBL fold metallo-hydrolase, producing MKPKIVQIPILPLNMVNAYLILNSQGCILVDTGFPGSETKIRKMLSRFGLSFKDINLIIITHAHVDHAGSAALLRELSGAPIVAHADDRKYFNGSARMAFCPTGFSGRAFLKTGLPLKPYVEFEPDILLSTDDTLDTSHYGVPGLLRHTTGHTAGSISLELSTHDALVGDLVASGILIGGMIRTKHAIRPPFEDNPRAVGLSLQRLLDSGTTCFFMGHGAPLGSMEVQRHAKALMMAKPQISV from the coding sequence ATGAAACCTAAAATTGTACAAATCCCCATACTCCCATTGAATATGGTAAATGCCTACCTAATACTGAACTCACAGGGCTGCATCCTTGTAGACACAGGGTTCCCAGGTTCAGAAACTAAAATCAGGAAAATGCTTTCGAGGTTCGGCCTATCCTTTAAGGATATTAATCTAATTATTATTACACATGCACATGTCGATCACGCCGGAAGCGCCGCCTTATTACGGGAATTATCCGGAGCACCGATTGTTGCACACGCGGACGACAGAAAGTATTTTAACGGAAGTGCCCGAATGGCTTTTTGTCCTACCGGTTTCTCTGGACGTGCCTTTCTAAAAACAGGATTACCCCTAAAACCCTATGTAGAATTTGAACCGGACATCCTACTCAGCACCGACGACACTCTTGATACTAGCCACTACGGCGTTCCTGGTCTCCTCAGACACACCACCGGCCACACTGCAGGTTCCATATCGCTGGAATTATCAACTCATGATGCCCTAGTCGGTGATCTCGTTGCGTCAGGCATTCTTATAGGCGGCATGATAAGAACAAAGCATGCCATACGTCCGCCTTTTGAGGATAATCCACGAGCAGTGGGGCTGTCACTTCAACGTTTACTGGATTCCGGCACTACGTGCTTTTTTATGGGACACGGTGCCCCCCTGGGAAGCATGGAAGTACAACGCCATGCGAAAGCTCTTATGATGGCAAAGCCGCAGATTAGTGTTTGA